A stretch of Buteo buteo chromosome 21, bButBut1.hap1.1, whole genome shotgun sequence DNA encodes these proteins:
- the SLC6A8 gene encoding sodium- and chloride-dependent creatine transporter 1 has translation MPPVPADTAAPQPPAAPRRDDAAAAAAAAAAAPAGSEGRGEAEGAEPPAAGEERAVTAPLVGPPGPPKAAAPERETWTRQMDFIMSCVGFAVGLGNVWRFPYLCYKNGGGVFLIPYLLIVFVGGIPVFFLEVALGQFMKQGGIAAWNIAPLFKGLGLASMVIVFFCNSYYIMILVWGLFYLVHSLTDTLPWATCGHAWNTEQCAELFHLELCRNGSANASAGPGPFNLSCADLANKRSPVIEFWENKVLRLSGDLSEPGEMNWQMILCLVTTWVIVYFCIWKGVKSTGKIVYFTALFPYVVLILLLVHGVTLPGALGGIVYYLKPDWSKLAEAQVWIDAGTQIFFSYAIGLGALTALGSYNRFHNNCYRDAYILAVINSSTSFFAGFVVFSVLGFMASEQGVDISKVAESGPGLAFIAYPKAVTLMPLSPLWATLFFFMLLVLGLDSQFVGVEGFITGILDLFPQPGAGSLRRELTAALCCLVCCLIDLSMVTQGGMYVFQLFDNYSASGITLLWQAFWECVVIAWVYGADRFMDDVARMIGYRPLPFMKWCWAVVTPLVCVGIFVFHVVNYKPLTYNKTYVYPWWGDAIGWVLALSSMLCIPCTVLYKLLRCKGSLRERWQLLTTPIWGHHHLEYLTPEAEAKLLAPEPPKEKATLFETVI, from the exons ATGCCCCCCGTCCCCGCCGACACGGCCGCCCCgcagccgcccgccgccccgcgacGCGAcgacgccgccgccgccgccgccgccgccgccgctgcccccgcGGGCTCCG AGGGCCGCGGGGAGGCGGAGGGCGCGGAGCCCCCCGCGGCGGGCGAGGAGCGGGCGGTGACGGCACCGCTGGTGGGACCCCCCGGGCCCCCGAAAGCGGCCGCCCCCGAGCGGGAGACCTGGACCCGGCAGATGGATTTCATCATGTCCTGCGTGGGTTTCGCCGTGGGGCTGGGCAACGTCTGGCGCTTCCCCTACCTGTGCTACAAGAACGGCGGAG gcGTCTTCCTCATCCCCTACCTGCTCATCGTCTTCGTGGGCGGCATCCCCGTCTTCTTCCTGGAGGTGGCCCTGGGGCAGTTCATGAAGCAGGGGGGCATCGCCGCCTGGAACATCGCCCCCCTCTTCAAGG GTCTGGGCCTGGCCTCCATGGTGATCGTCTTCTTCTGCAACTCCTACTACATCATGATCCTGGTGTGGGGTCTCTTCTACCTGGTGCACTCACTGACGGACACCCTGCCCTGGGCCACCTGCGGCCACGCTTGGAACACCGAGCAGTGCGCCGAGCTCTTCCACCTCGAGCTCTGCCGCAATGGCAGCGCCAACGCCAGCGCCGGCCCTGGGCCCTTCAACCTCAGCTGCGCCGACCTGGCCAACAAGCGCTCGCCCGTCATTGAGTTTTGGGA GAACAAGGTGCTGCGGCTCTCGGGGGACCTCAGCGAGCCGGGGGAGATGAACTGGCAGATGATCCTCTGCTTGGTCACCACCTGGGTCATTGTCTACTTCTGCATCTGGAAGGGCGTCAAGTCGACCGGGAAG ATTGTCTACTTCACGGCACTCTTCCCCTACGTGGTCCTCATCCTGCTGCTGGTCCACGGAGTGACGCTGCCCGGGGCGCTGGGTGGCATCGTCTACTACCTGAAACCCGACTGGTCCAAGCTGGCCGAGGCGCAG GTCTGGATCGACGCCGGCACCCAGATCTTCTTCTCCTATGCCATCGGGCTGGGCGCCCTGACCGCGCTGGGCAGCTACAACCGCTTCCACAATAACTGCTACAG GGATGCCTACATCCTGGCCGTGATCAACAGCTCCACCAGCTTCTTTGCCGGCTTCGTCGTCTTCTCCGTGCTGGGCTTCATGGCCTCCGAGCAAGGCGTGGACATCTCCAAGGTGGCTGAGTCCG GCCCTGGGCTGGCTTTCATCGCCTACCCCAAAGCCGTGACGCTGATGCCCTTGTCCCCGCTCTGGGCCACGCTCTTCTTCTTCATGCTCCTCGTGCTGGGGCTGGACAGCCAG TTTGTCGGCGTGGAGGGTTTCATCACGGGCATCCTGGACCTGTTCCCCCAGccgggggccggctcgctgcGCCGTGAGCTCACCGCTGCGCTCTGCTGCCTCGTCTGCTGCCTCATCGAcctctccatggtcacgcag GGCGGCATGTACGTGTTCCAGCTCTTTGACAACTACTCGGCCAGCGGGATCACGCTGCTGTGGCAGGCTTTCTGGGAGTGTGTGGTCATTGCCTGGGTCTACG GCGCTGACCGCTTCATGGACGACGTGGCCCGCATGATCGGCTACCGGCCCCTGCCCTTCATGAAGTGGTGCTGGGCCGTGGTGACGCCGCTGGTCTGCGTG GGCATCTTTGTGTTCCATGTGGTGAACTACAAGCCGCTGACCTACAACAAGACATATGTGTACCCGTGGTGGGGGGATGCCATCGGCTGGGTCCTGGCACTCTCCTCCATGCTCTGCATCCCCTGCACCGTCCTCTACAAGCTCCTGCGCTGCAAAGGCTCCTTGCGCGAG CGCTGGCAGCTCCTGACCACTCCGATCTGGGGCCACCACCACCTGGAGTACCTGACGCCCGAGGCAGAAGCCAAGCTGCTGGCCCCGGAGCCCCCCAAGGAGAAGGCGACGCTCTTCGAGACTGTGATCTGA